From a single Brassica oleracea var. oleracea cultivar TO1000 chromosome C5, BOL, whole genome shotgun sequence genomic region:
- the LOC106295516 gene encoding mediator of RNA polymerase II transcription subunit 27 — MQSLQQSLAASHQSEPDAPPKQVAQAMERLNQAARVIADIRLGADRILEAMFVASNPRHNDAPLQLFLKEDASMRQHLQDLRSIGKKLEESGVLTESLRSRSNSWGLHMPLVCPDGAVVAYAWKRQLAGQAGASAVDRTRLALKAFTDQKRRFFPHIDDGLKTKPGSKKHRASHSLLEHGGEEPVEYKTLPDIQSRLEKLVPNVKVSTYGRLSWVKRASSLPGSGSDDDPSEESKPIFQSSSKMRSGLHDEVVDKVAVIELSFPSVLRAVVSLNPAGSVDPDAVAFFSLDEGGSYLHARGFSVHHVYKHITEHAATALQYFLGFGTGTALYSLLLWICSFESLYSKPCSKCGKLLAMDKKSSLILPPLHRAYQELPLAANLSVCEAYHAGCSSDGS; from the exons ATGCAGTCGCTACAACAATCCCTAGCGGCGAGCCACCAGTCGGAACCAGACGCGCCGCCGAAGCAGGTGGCTCAAGCCATGGAACGTCTCAACCAAGCCGCTAGGGTAATCGCCGACATCCGCCTCGGCGCCGACCGTATCCTCGAAGCCATGTTCGTCGCCTCGAACCCTCGCCACAACGACGCGCCTCTCCAGCTCTTCCTCAAAGAAGACGCCTCCATGCGTCAGCACCTCCAAGATCTCCGTTCAATCG GGAAGAAGTTGGAAGAGTCTGGGGTTCTCACTGAGTCTCTCAGGTCGAGAAGTAACTCGTGGGGTCTTCACATGCCTCTGGTTTGTCCTGATGGTGCTGTTGTTGCTTATGCTTGGAAGAGACAGCTTGCTGGCCAAGCTGGTGCCTCTGCTGTTGATAGAACCAG GTTAGCTCTCAAGGCCTTCACGGATCAAAAAAGGCGGTTCTTCCCTCACATTGACGATGGACTCAAGACGAAACCAGGATCTAAAAAACACCGTGCCTCTCATTCACTATTAGAGCATGGAGGAGAGGAGCCTGTTGAGTACAAGACATTGCCAGATATACAATCTCGTTTAGAGAAGCTGGTTCCGAATGTGAAGGTGTCTACTTACGGACGGTTGAGCTGGGTCAAAAGAGCTAGTTCTTTACCTGGGTCAGGAAGTGATGATGATCCATCAGAAGAATCAAAACCTATTTTCCAGAGTTCTAGTAAGATGAGATCAGGGTTACACGATGAAGTTGTGGACAAGGTTGCTGTAATTGAATTGTCGTTTCCTTCCGTGTTGAGAGCTGTAGTCTCGTTGAATCCAGCTGGTTCTGTTGATCCAGATGCGGTTGCTTTCTTCTCTTTAGATGAG GGAGGAAGCTACTTACATGCGAGAGGCTTCTCGGTTCATCATGTTTACAAACACATCACG GAACATGCTGCTACTGCCTTGCAATACTTCCTTGGATTTGGTACTGGAACAGCTCTGTACTCTCTCCTG CTATGGATATGCAGTTTTGAATCACTTTATAGTAAACCATGCAG TAAGTGTGGAAAGCTATTAGCAATGGATAAAAAGTCTTCTTTGATCCTACCTCCTCTACACCGCGCTTATCAAGAATTGCCTCTTGCGGCCAACCTCAGCGTTTGTGAAGCATACCACGCCGGGTGCTCTTCAGATGGTTCTTAG
- the LOC106343394 gene encoding BTB/POZ domain-containing protein At3g09030, translating into MVSDGSERLKLNVGGEIFETTASTIQSTCPDSLLAALSTPTSHGSNPVFIDRDPELFSVILNLLRTGRLPANSSSVFSKQELLDEALYYGVESLLRSAMLPPPLLGFDASLASTITPATDGVPSAFTATAGDASLWIAHGGQISVYDWSLSHAVTVRTHLSDVTSICRVWDEAAAIGSGSASGLHFYDLSSGRYVGSTHWTDPEDPRIHKARVAAVADSPGGVFASFDCLHRENSVLQIDKSTLQVAAVIGQQSGSSAKTAVPEKLRWIPDNGLLVGSAVHRGVFGCSGYIRIWDPRSRAIVWETSEPGSGRSSRFGDALADVDVDVEESTLFKVCSKSGDLGMADLRKLGEDPWVYVSDDNPGAWSADDGERSGGYSVVHCYRKQVLAARGGALEVWSSVEGKTSGGLIRRRNFVDKEEDSKRRMVSKVEAGGDRLFVSREYMEGVEVWESSNSSSMIEM; encoded by the coding sequence ATGGTTTCCGACGGAAGCGAGCGCCTGAAGCTCAACGTCGGCGGCGAAATCTTCGAAACCACGGCATCCACCATTCAATCAACCTGCCCAGACTCTCTCCTTGCTGCTCTCTCAACACCAACCTCTCACGGATCGAACCCCGTCTTCATCGATCGCGACCCGGAGCTTTTCTCCGTCATCCTCAACCTCCTCCGAACCGGACGTCTCCCAGCTAACTCCTCCTCCGTCTTCTCCAAGCAAGAGCTACTCGATGAAGCTCTTTATTACGGCGTCGAGTCACTCCTCCGGTCGGCGATGCTGCCTCCGCCGCTGCTTGGTTTCGACGCTTCTCTAGCTTCCACCATCACGCCGGCGACCGACGGAGTTCCGTCAGCTTTCACCGCAACCGCCGGAGACGCTTCTTTATGGATCGCGCACGGCGGACAGATCTCCGTCTACGATTGGAGCCTCTCCCACGCCGTAACCGTCCGCACGCATCTCAGTGACGTCACGTCGATCTGCCGCGTGTGGGACGAGGCGGCGGCGATCGGATCCGGATCCGCGTCGGGGCTTCACTTCTACGATCTCTCGAGCGGACGTTACGTCGGATCCACGCACTGGACTGATCCGGAAGATCCGAGGATCCACAAGGCGCGAGTCGCCGCCGTCGCGGATTCTCCCGGCGGAGTGTTCGCATCGTTTGATTGCTTGCATAGAGAGAACAGCGTTCTCCAGATCGATAAATCCACTCTCCAAGTCGCCGCCGTCATCGGCCAGCAATCCGGAAGCTCAGCTAAAACCGCCGTACCGGAGAAGCTCCGGTGGATCCCTGATAACGGTCTTTTAGTCGGATCCGCCGTTCACCGAGGAGTGTTCGGATGCTCCGGGTACATCCGGATCTGGGACCCGAGATCCAGGGCCATTGTGTGGGAGACAAGCGAGCCAGGCTCGGGACGAAGCAGCAGGTTCGGAGACGCGTTAGCTGACGTGGACGTGGACGTTGAAGAGTCAACTCTCTTCAAGGTGTGTTCTAAGTCAGGTGATCTCGGAATGGCAGACCTTCGTAAATTAGGCGAAGATCCGTGGGTATACGTGTCAGATGATAATCCTGGCGCGTGGAGTGCAGACGACGGAGAGAGAAGCGGCGGTTACAGCGTCGTGCATTGTTATAGAAAGCAAGTGTTGGCCGCGAGAGGTGGGGCGTTGGAGGTGTGGTCGAGTGTTGAGGGGAAGACGAGTGGTGGTCTGATTCGTAGAAGGAACTTTGTAGACAAGGAAGAAGACTCGAAGAGAAGGATGGTTTCTAAAGTTGAAGCAGGAGGTGATAGGTTGTTTGTTTCTCGGGAATATATGGAAGGTGTTGAGGTCTGGGAGAGTTCTAACTCCTCGAGTATGATAGAAATGTGA
- the LOC106292917 gene encoding lactosylceramide 4-alpha-galactosyltransferase codes for MDSEIARKVTAMIDHRRLNRSGSSLFTAFAASVIALIVFTVVIVSNLSVRDISEVVKIEIKTVVPYLPLRSERELSAGKNNYTIKQITTVKENNNLEILETFGGKGVSEKFQQRATEFLRDDCEVSFMMTWISPVDKFGKRDVLSVESVFKSHPRGCLIILSSTMDSPQGFRVLKPFLDRGYRVTAVTPDLPFLLKDTAGESWLEEIKTGKRDPGKISLAQNLSNLMRLAYLFKFGGVYLDTDMIVLKSFKPLRNVIGAQTLEPVSRNWTRLNNAVLVFDKNHPLLRKCIEEFALTFNGNVWGHNGPYLVSRVARAVEGTVGYNFTVMTPPAFYSVNWIEIGKLFKVPRTEKDRKRVEVKVLEMQRRSYGLHLWNKFSSKFEIEKGSAMDKIVSDHCVICEKVSVS; via the coding sequence ATGGATAGTGAAATAGCTAGAAAAGTCACGGCGATGATTGATCACCGGCGGTTAAACCGCTCCGGATCATCACTATTCACAGCCTTTGCTGCCTCAGTAATAGCTCTGATAGTTTTCACGGTCGTCATCGTCTCTAACTTATCGGTGAGAGATATCTCGGAGGTGGTGAAGATAGAGATCAAGACCGTTGTTCCTTACTTACCTCTGAGATCAGAGAGAGAGCTAAGCGCTGGCAAGAACAACTACACGATCAAGCAGATTACCACAGTTAAAGAGAATAACAATCTCGAGATTCTCGAGACTTTTGGAGGCAAAGGCGTGTCGGAGAAGTTTCAGCAAAGAGCAACAGAGTTTTTGAGAGATGATTGTGAAGTCAGTTTCATGATGACGTGGATCTCCCCTGTTGATAAGTTCGGTAAGAGAGATGTTTTGTCTGTGGAAAGCGTGTTTAAATCACATCCTCGTGGTTGTTTAATCATTTTATCATCGACGATGGATTCTCCACAAGGGTTTAGAGTCTTGAAACCGTTTCTTGATCGCGGTTACAGAGTTACTGCGGTAACTCCTGATTTACCTTTCTTGCTCAAGGACACAGCGGGAGAGTCGTGGCTTGAGGAGATTAAGACAGGGAAGAGAGATCCCGGGAAGATCTCTTTAGCTCAGAACCTCTCAAACCTCATGAGACTCGCGTACTTGTTCAAGTTCGGGGGCGTTTATTTGGACACCGACATGATAGTGCTGAAAAGTTTTAAGCCTCTGAGGAACGTGATCGGTGCGCAGACTCTCGAACCGGTTTCGAGAAACTGGACGAGGCTGAACAACGCGGTTTTGGTCTTCGACAAGAACCATCCTCTCTTGAGGAAATGTATCGAAGAGTTTGCGTTGACTTTCAACGGGAACGTTTGGGGTCATAACGGACCGTATCTTGTTTCTAGAGTTGCACGAGCTGTTGAAGGAACGGTTGGTTATAACTTCACTGTCATGACGCCTCCTGCGTTTTATTCGGTTAATTGGATTGAGATTGGGAAGCTCTTCAAGGTTCCGAGAACCGAGAAGGATAGGAAGAGAGTGGAAGTCAAGGTTCTTGAGATGCAGAGGAGAAGCTACGGGTTGCATTTGTGGAATAAGTTTAGTAGTAAATTTGAAATTGAGAAAGGTAGTGCCATGGATAAAATCGTTTCGGATCATTGTGTGATCTGTGAGAAAGTCTCTGTATCATAA
- the LOC106292956 gene encoding protein yippee-like At3g08990: protein MGRLFVIDLQGETYSCKHCHTPFALTDDLISKSFHCKHGRAYLFENVVNVTVGEMEHRIMMTGWHTVADIFCVCCGSLVGWKYEIAYEKSQKYKEGKFIIERFKVLGPDGGGYDMNEDEPMIGSDEE from the exons ATGGGAAGACTATTCGTGATCGACCTCCAAGGAGAAACTTACAGCTGCAAACATTGCCACACTCCTTTCGCACTTACCGATGATCTCATCTCCAAG TCGTTTCACTGCAAGCATGGAAGGGCTTATCTTTTCGAAAACGT TGTCAATGTGACTGTTGGAGAGATGGAGCATCGCATCATGATGACTGGCTGGCACACTGTAGCTGACATCTTCTGCGTTTGCTGTGGCTCTCTCGTTGGATGGAAATAC GAGATTGCATACGAAAAGTCTCAGAAGTACAAAGAAGGAAAATTCATCATTGAAAG GTTTAAAGTGCTTGGACCCGATGGAGGCGGATACGACATGAACGAGGACGAGCCCATGATTGGAAGTGACGAAGAATAA
- the LOC106294131 gene encoding josephin-like protein: MSRGACKRVSFSPNQEATEEPIFQKHHDQRKVVLIGFLSFGLKASPTGRKLIRRIRARVAKTLRSMSSGKSTTDNTSSLLLSSSSSSSSIYMKRSKSLAESESHRAEAIEDCIEFLNSSFSLSRSNSVSTWSS, from the coding sequence ATGTCACGAGGAGCATGCAAAAGAGTAAGCTTTAGTCCTAACCAAGAAGCCACTGAGGAACCTATATTCCAAAAACATCACGACCAGAGAAAGGTGGTCCTCATTGGATTTCTCAGTTTCGGTCTCAAGGCCTCGCCTACTGGAAGGAAGCTCATCCGACGTATACGAGCTAGAGTCGCCAAAACGCTGCGTTCTATGTCCTCCGGGAAGAGTACGACCGACAATACGTCATCATTGTTGCTGTCTTCATCTTCTTCTTCATCGTCTATTTATATGAAGAGGTCCAAGTCTCTAGCTGAGTCGGAGTCTCACAGAGCAGAAGCTATTGAAGACTGCATTGAGTTCTTGAACTCTTCTTTTTCACTGTCCAGATCAAACTCTGTCTCGACGTGGTCTTCTTGA
- the LOC106343754 gene encoding flocculation protein FLO11-like, translated as MLTHDRDEELSMFLEMRRRDKERRGESLVTGSDHLSISGALTTAAAAALSGVSETVSSQRYPLRRTAAENFLYSENEKSDYDWLLTPPGTPQFEKESHRSVMEQSDAPSSRPTALKSRLGNYREDIVSGNNNKPQMSSSSSVAGLRRPSSSGSSRSTSRPSTPTRRSTTPTTSTTRPVTTTRASNSRSSTPTSRATLTAARATTSATAPRTTTSRSATPTRTKTQPSSAPSKKPLSRSATPTRRSPTPTGPSIVSSKAPSRGTSPTPTPTGPSIVSSKAPSRGTSPTPTPTPTGPSMVSSKAPSRGTSPTPIVNSSKPWKPREMPGFSLEAPPNLRTSVSDRPVSATRGRPGVASAPGSRSSSIERGNGHTSNGVGHARRQSCSPSRGRAPVGNTNGSLPGARGRGKANNGDSPVAMGNKMVERVVNMRKLGPPRLTESGGRGTSKSSSAFNSLGYGRNLSKSSIDMALRHMDIRRGMTGNLRPLVTKVPASSMYSVRSRSNSVTNSPMATSSTVSSSEPNFDNINILCLDGNDAENDDLLSERSFSSPRDQFPKFTS; from the exons ATGTTGACACACGACAGAGATGAAGAACTCTCTATGTTCCTTGAGATGCGTCGACGCGACAAAGAACGTAGAGGAGAATCTCTTGTAACAG GATCTGATCATTTAAGTATCAGCGGAGCGTTGACGACTGCTGCTGCTGCGGCGCTCTCTGGTGTCTCCGAAACGGTGTCGTCTCAACGTTATCCTCTCCGGAGAACCGCCGCCGAGAACTTCTTGTACTCAGAGAATGAGAAATCCGATTACGATTG GCTGCTTACGCCGCCGGGCACGCCGCAGTTTGAGAAAGAGTCACATAGGAGCGTAATGGAACAGAGTGATGCTCCTAGTTCTCGTCCCACGGCTCTTAAATCTCGG CTAGGGAACTACCGTGAAGATATCGTCTCAGGGAACAATAATAAGCCCCAAATGTCATCGTCCTCCTCTGTAGCTGGACTCAGAAGACCGTCTTCATCAGGTAGCTCAAGGTCGACGAGCAGACCTTCTACACCAACTAGAAGGTCTACAACCCCAACCACCTCCACAACAAGGCCTGTGACAACCACTAGAGCTTCAAACTCTAGATCGTCAACACCCACCTCACGTGCAACATTAACTGCTGCACGTGCTACTACCTCCGCAACGGCTCCACGCACCACAACATCTAGATCAGCTACTCCAACTCGGACTAAGACTCAGCCTTCTTCCGCACCTTCTAAGAAACCTTTATCAAGGTCGGCCACGCCAACCCGCAGGTCTCCAACCCCGACCGGTCCATCAATAGTTTCGAGTAAAGCTCCGTCTCGAGGGACTTCTCCAACTCCAACCCCAACCGGTCCATCAATAGTTTCGAGTAAAGCTCCCTCTCGAGGGACTTCTCCAACTCCAACTCCAACCCCGACCGGTCCATCAATGGTTTCTAGTAAAGCTCCGTCACGAGGGACTTCTCCCACTCCAATAGTGAATTCATCGAAGCCTTGGAAGCCGCGGGAGATGCCTGGTTTCTCTTTAGAAGCCCCACCGAATCTGAGGACATCTGTATCAGATAGACCAGTCTCAGCTACAAGAGGCAGACCTGGAGTAGCCTCAGCACCAGGCTCAAGATCAAGTTCCATAGAACGCGGCAACGGCCACACCAGTAATGGCGTCGGACACGCAAGAAGACAATCTTGCTCCCCGTCAAGAGGCCGGGCTCCTGTAGGGAACACCAACGGGAGCCTGCCAGGTGCACGTGGGCGAGGAAAGGCCAACAACGGCGATAGCCCAGTGGCTATGGGTAATAAAATGGTCGAGAGAGTGGTGAACATGAGGAAACTAGGTCCACCACGGCTAACAGAAAGCGGCGGTCGAGGAACCTCGAAATCTAGCTCTGCTTTTAACAGCCTTGGCTATGGGAGAAACCTCTCCAAGAGCTCCATCGATATGGCCTTGAGACATATG GATATAAGACGAGGCATGACAGGGAATCTCCGGCCGCTTGTCACGAAAGTTCCGGCATCATCAATGTACAGCGTGCGAAGCCGGTCGAATAGTGTCACCAACTCTCCGATGGCTACGAGCAGCACTGTCAGCTCATCCGAACCGAACTTTGACAACATCAACATTTTGTGCTTAGATGGGAACGATGCCGAAAACGATGATCTTCTTAGCGAGAGAAGCTTTTCTTCTCCGCGAGACCAGTTCCCCAAGTTCACATCTTGA
- the LOC106295517 gene encoding lectin-like, translating into MAMLKALSFLFVLLLCFEIHGTMATSYSFSFDGFAKSPSLEKNVALFGDSKLFSDGSSIQLTESVSGSVGRVVYAKPIKLFQGKESRNSLSFSSYFSFSMPDEVGDVMAFVMVPTSLDLGLFGKKDNSSSALEFLFQYAKKETVAAFEFEISNRGNRARILIGKPESSEIRNLSFEGDLLMDDGGRLNCMIEYEALIKRMMVRFRKPGSVKLLDPFFSFSVDLGELWNGGEFVVGLSSVNGNSSNAHFLHSWRFEIRQPTPVWTHSLPLEPNQAIEADVSTEEGEGVERNECIWRMLGVLVFGAVCGALGVMLALYLWTICGLRRSMAVVVPEECHVKGLSVGVSGIEEGKK; encoded by the coding sequence ATGGCGATGCTCAAAGCCTTATCCTTTTTGTTCGTTTTGTTGTTGTGCTTCGAGATTCATGGAACCATGGCTACAAGTTACTCGTTTTCGTTTGATGGGTTCGCAAAGTCTCCGAGTCTTGAAAAGAACGTTGCTTTATTTGGAGATTCGAAGCTGTTCAGTGACGGTTCTTCGATTCAGCTGACTGAATCCGTGAGTGGAAGCGTGGGAAGAGTCGTTTACGCGAAACCCATCAAGCTTTTCCAAGGTAAAGAGAGTAGGAACTCGTTATCTTTCTCGAGTTACTTCTCCTTCTCGATGCCGGATGAGGTTGGTGACGTCATGGCTTTTGTAATGGTTCCAACTAGTTTGGATCTTGGCCTCTTCGGTAAGAAAGATAACAGTTCCTCTGCGTTAGAGTTTCTGTTTCAGTACGCAAAGAAGGAGACAGTTGCTGCTTTTGAGTTTGAGATTTCCAATAGAGGAAACCGTGCGAGAATCTTGATAGGTAAACCTGAGTCTTCCGAAATTAGAAACCTTTCCTTTGAGGGTGACTTGTTGATGGACGATGGAGGGAGGTTGAACTGTATGATCGAGTATGAAGCACTTATTAAGAGGATGATGGTTAGATTCAGAAAACCAGGTTCGGTTAAGTTGTTAGATCCATTCTTCTCTTTCTCAGTAGACTTGGGGGAGCTATGGAATGGTGGTGAGTTCGTTGTGGGTTTAAGCTCTGTAAACGGGAACTCTTCCAATGCACATTTCCTCCATTCATGGAGGTTTGAGATAAGGCAGCCAACGCCGGTGTGGACGCATTCACTGCCGCTTGAACCGAATCAAGCGATAGAGGCTGACGTTTCCACGGAGGAGGGAGAGGGTGTTGAGAGAAACGAGTGCATATGGAGAATGCTTGGTGTTTTGGTGTTTGGTGCAGTGTGTGGAGCGTTAGGGGTAATGCTGGCTTTGTATCTATGGACAATATGCGGTCTGAGGCGGTCAATGGCGGTGGTGGTACCAGAGGAATGCCATGTGAAAGGGTTGAGTGTTGGGGTGAGTGGTATTGAAGAAGGCAAGAAGTAG